The following proteins come from a genomic window of Carassius carassius chromosome 10, fCarCar2.1, whole genome shotgun sequence:
- the LOC132151880 gene encoding zinc finger protein Gfi-1-like yields the protein MPRSFLVKSKKAHSYHEPRSLEDDHNRLDTILAHICAESKTSDECCPVVLTGDTTGACSPDSHLVDQADLSSKSPLSSDGSVCDRSSDYEDFWRPPSPSASPESEKSYSPSGEETHPFTVPFRPYAWSRYSGCEIRQLVQHTLNHHRSPPAYYNDRVVESSLFNERGSGATIYNSYGSTATLFERATASGLYDDNSILGKGTEMKSSSDVMCSRLLLNGAFKCIKCSKVFSTPHGLEVHVRRSHSGTRPYACDICGKTFGHAVSLEQHRAVHSQERSFDCKICGKTFKRSSTLSTHLLIHSDTRPYPCQYCGKRFHQKSDMKKHTFIHTGEKPHKCQVCGKAFSQSSNLITHSRKHTGFKPFGCDLCSKGFQRKVDLRRHKETQHGLK from the exons ATGCCTAGGTCTTTCTTGGTGAAGAGCAAAAAAGCACACAGCTACCACGAGCCGCGATCTTTGGAAGATGACCACAACAGACTTGATACTATTTTAGCTCATATATGTGCAG AAAGCAAAACTTCAGATGAGTGCTGTCCGGTTGTCCTGACCGGCGACACGACTGGCGCTTGTTCTCCGGACTCTCACCTGGTGGATCAAGCGGATCTTTCCTCGAAGTCTCCTCTCAGCAGTGACGGAAGCGTGTGCGACCGTTCCTCAGATTACGAAGACTTCTGGCGACCTCCATCACCATCAGCATCACCGG agtcAGAAAAGTCCTATTCACCCTCTGGTGAAGAAACGCATCCATTCACCGTCCCCTTCAGGCCTTACGCGTGGAGCAGGTACTCGGGATGTGAAATCCGACAGCTGGTCCAGCATACTCTCAACCATCACCGCTCTCCTCCAGCCTATTACAACGATCGCGTGGTCGAGTCCTCTCTCTTCAACGAAAGAGGATCTGGTGCTACCATTTACAACAGTTATGGTTCCACTGCCACCCTGTTCGAGCGCGCCACTGCCTCTGGACTTTATGATGACAACAGCATACTGGGAAAAGGAACTGAGATGAAATCCAGTTCTGATGTGATGTGTAGTCGACTCCTGCTAAATGGCGCATTCAAATGTATAAAATGCAGCAAG GTGTTCTCCACACCGCATGGCTTGGAAGTCCACGTTCGGAGGTCGCATAGTGGAACAAGACCTTATGCTTGCGACATCTGCGGGAAAACGTTCGGACACGCGGTCAGTCTGGAGCAACACAGAGCTGTTCACTCACAG GAGAGAAGCTTTGATTGTAAAATCTGTGGGAAAACTTTTAAAAGATCATCTACTTTGTCCACGCATCTCCTCATCCACTCCGATACACGGCCCTACCCGTGCCAGTACTGCGGAAAGAGATTCCACCAGAAATCAGATATGAAGAAACACACATTCATCCACACAG GGGAGAAGCCACACAAATGTCAGGTGTGTGGGAAAGCTTTCAGTCAGAGCTCCAATCTGATAACACACAGTCGAAAGCACACCGGATTCAAACCGTTTGGGTGTGACCTCTGCAGCAAAGGATTCCAGCGCAAGGTCGATTTAAGAAGACACAAGGAAACACAACACGGACTGAAGTGA